The following proteins come from a genomic window of Lolium rigidum isolate FL_2022 chromosome 5, APGP_CSIRO_Lrig_0.1, whole genome shotgun sequence:
- the LOC124655280 gene encoding uncharacterized protein LOC124655280 — MVRKSRCKAKTETPPSSTSVPPPPPVEPKSMAPIDALPEDHLRDILRRLSPADLLRAALACHRWRRLASRCRARAPPLLGYFVHPMETERTHDDAVFVPLDASVPRLSLDFAPDASDFQVYDSHQGLLLLQPDVNLPKGILPRFLVLDPATRRRALLPPPPRGTVPDDRVWRKSRHYVGSALLSRAHPSKLCFEAICFAIDEGHPRAWIASVDDGHCSWRALPRDEDVVVDFHPWWFEGRCVHAAGKIYWHICNSTDRILSLDPSTLQFSYLPVPAEVGYNFSKYRIGETPEDGRLCMVTEGDSHVQLWVRGESRWSDKGWDLERNIVDMRALCDMIPGLPSDPEIRTLNVWPSDMDPGRSGKVFINTLGSGRYSFHPGTGKLERLSTEGGKDYGHPIFAYFLAWPPAFLAPEY, encoded by the coding sequence ATGGTTCGGAAGAGTAGATGCAAAGCCAAAACCGAAACACCACCTTCCTCCACCTCggttcctcccccgccgccggtaGAGCCAAAGTCTATGGCGCCCATCGACGCCCTCCCGGAGGACCACCTCCGCGACATCCTCCGCCGACTCTCCCCGGCCGacctcctccgcgccgccctcgcctgccACCGCTGGCGCCGCCTGGCCTCCCGTTGCCGCGCCCGCGCCCCTCCTCTCCTCGGCTACTTCGTCCACCCCATGGAAACCGAGCGAACCCACGACGACGCCGTGTTCGTTCCCCTCGACGCCTCCGTCCCGCGCCTCTCCCTCGACTTCGCCCCGGACGCCTCCGACTTCCAGGTCTACGACTCCCAccagggcctcctcctcctccaaccgGACGTCAACCTCCCCAAGGGCATCCTTCCccgcttcctcgtcctcgacccggccacccgccgccgcgcgctcCTCCCGCCGCCTCCACGCGGCACGGTGCCCGATGACCGCGTTTGGCGCAAATCCAGGCACTACGTCGGCTCCGCGCTCCTCTCCCGCGCGCACCCCAGCAAGCTCTGCTTCGAGGCCATCTGCTTCGCCATCGACGAGGGGCACCCGCGCGCCTGGATCGCGTCCGTCGACGACGGCCACTGCAGCTGGCGCGCGCTCCCTCGGGACGAGGATGTCGTGGTCGATTTCCACCCCTGGTGGTTCGAGGGCCGCTGCGTGCACGCCGCCGGGAAGATCTACTGGCACATCTGCAACTCCACCGACCGAATTCTCTCGCTGGACCCTTCCACGCTCCAGTTCTCCTACCTGCCGGTGCCGGCCGAGGTGGGGTACAATTTCTCAAAGTACCGTATCGGCGAGACGCCGGAAGACGGGCGCCTTTGCATGGTCACCGAGGGCGACAGCCATGTGCAGCTCTGGGTGCGCGGGGAGTCCAGGTGGAGCGACAAAGGCTGGGACCTGGAGAGGAACATCGTGGACATGCGCGCGCTCTGCGACATGATTCCTGGCCTGCCAAGCGACCCGGAGATCAGGACCCTTAACGTCTGGCCCAGCGACATGGACCCCGGTCGCTCAGGGAAGGTTTTCATCAACACGCTCGGCAGCGGGCGCTACTCGTTCCATCCGGGTACGGGCAAGCTGGAGCGCCTGTCCACGGAAGGTGGCAAGGATTATGGACACCCCATCTTCGCCTACTTCCTCGCATGGCCGCCCGCGTTCCTTGCTCCAGAGTACTGA
- the LOC124654000 gene encoding uncharacterized protein LOC124654000 — protein MTQKNRGKTKKKAKAKTKTRPFSTPVPPAPPVEPEVTAPATNDVLAEDALRDILGRLSVADLLRAALACHRWRRAASRCLPRSAPLLGYFFHPTAPGLPSPQPFCKDFDPHAAFAPLDASSPRLSLDFAPDADRFLLMDSHQGLLLLHPAMQLPDGVLPRLLVLDPATRGRTLLPAPPRDTLPDDRRWRSSRHYVGCALLSRAHPGRLCFEAVCYALDGGHPRAWVATVNDGKCVWRALPRATDITVDFDPYWFEGRCVHAAGKMYWHICNSARLLALDPATLRFSDMLVPDFLADHFCTFRIGETPEDGRLCILAVANQQLQLWVRGEAGGMCDSDNGWVLERVIMDMDVVYDAVPGLPKHDDEHRFWSVWPSDLDAGRTGKAFIRTSGYGRYSLDLNTRKMERLATKRGKNYGHPMFAYTLAWPPAFLAAPEH, from the coding sequence ATGACGCAGAAGAACAGAGGCAAAACCAAAAAGAAAGCCAAGGCCAAGACCAAAACTCGACCTTTCTCCACCCCGGTTCCTCCCGCGCCGCCGGTGGAGCCGGAGGTGACGGCACCGGCGACCAACGATGTCCTCGCCGAGGACGCCCTCCGCGACATCCTTGGCCGCCTCTCCGTCGCCGACCTTCTCCGGGCCGCCCTCGCCTGCCACCGCTGGCGCCGCGCTGCCTCACGCTGCCTCCCCCGCTCCGCTCCTCTCCTCGGCTACTTCTTCCACCCCACCGCCCCCGGTTTGCCGTCGCCCCAGCCCTTCTGCAAGGATTTCGATCCCCATGCCGCCTTCGCTCCCTTGGACGCCTCCTCCCCGCGCCTCTCCCTCGACTTCGCTCCGGACGCCGACCGCTTCTTGCTCATGGACTCCCACCAAGGCCTCCTGCTCCTCCACCCGGCCATGCAGCTACCCGACGGGGTCCTCCCCCGCCTCCTCGTCCTTGACCCGGCCACCCGCGGCCGAACGCTCCTCCCAGCGCCGCCGCGCGACACGCTGCCCGACGACCGCCGCTGGCGCAGCTCCAGGCACTACGTCGGCTGCGCGCTTCTCTCGCGCGCGCACCCGGGCAGGCTCTGCTTCGAGGCCGTCTGCTACGCCCTCGACGGCGGGCATCCGCGAGCCTGGGTCGCCACCGTGAACGACGGCAAGTGCGTCTGGCGCGCGCTCCCGCGGGCCACGGACATCACCGTCGATTTCGACCCCTACTGGTTCGAGGGCCGCTGCGTGCACGCCGCCGGGAAGATGTACTGGCACATCTGCAACTCCGCccgcctgctcgcgctggatccCGCCACGCTGCGCTTCTCCGACATGCTGGTGCCCGACTTCCTGGCGGACCACTTCTGCACGTTCCGCATCGGGGAGACGCCGGAGGACGGGAGGCTTTGCATCCTGGCCGTGGCCAATCAGCAGCTCCAGCTCTGGGTGCGCGGCGAGGCCGGAGGAATGTGCGACAGCGACAACGGCTGGGTTCTCGAGAGGGTGATCATGGACATGGATGTGGTGTACGACGCGGTGCCGGGCCTGCCCAAGCACGACGACGAGCACAGGTTCTGGAGCGTTTGGCCCAGCGACTTGGACGCCGGTCGCACAGGGAAGGCATTCATCAGGACCTCGGGGTACGGCCGCTACTCCTTGGATCTCAACACTCGCAAGATGGAGCGCCTGGCGACCAAGCGTGGCAAGAACTACGGGCACCCCATGTTCGCCTACACCCTCGCATGGCCGCCTGCATTCCTCGCTGCTCCAGAGCACTGA